Proteins from a genomic interval of Bradysia coprophila strain Holo2 chromosome X, BU_Bcop_v1, whole genome shotgun sequence:
- the LOC119085756 gene encoding uncharacterized protein LOC119085756, with protein MLWQKESDASNATYIDLCTPSSPKEIKEFERAISLYDERMQNSVEKNFVASKDNDLSLKLRREGNALFTNKKWDQAMDKYNRSLCYAEKGSEQIALAYANRSSCYLYMKMYDKCLVDIDLARKANYPEYLEPKLNKRAADCVKSIDDGLQAIDGEAKLSYESHQNYPGLVEHLVIVNSSKHGRGVFATKDVDVGETVLLERMYVGESFVRKYETCTVCLKSNTNLAPCSTCTFAMLCYDGCNCADLHRLECGIRSHPNNGDDFVLGILISVIRSILMAMKLFSNTDDLMCFVEEAIAADPMEIPLTVDDKSTYRSFLKIHKEELTDARPHHIHFFYRYLAGNTELASHFSEEKHRRFYMHLIMHHLAVVKSNKITSERLVGNVLPAGLNALDYVYEDESIGILKTYFNHSCAPNIAFYCDNGCIIGKIIRPVKNGEQLFCSYFPNLLGLTWDDRRGMNDFGFECDCFRCESGVTDNTDFHIDPAFGFNGDYLYLRANFSPNRSYPEEPIRKAVEEKCVTLLKKFGRNKWTYSLEYVMQAYVAALQRSSTSPISKYLYLENIVHKHGLNHNVDLFEQDFRQKLTSLFSCLF; from the coding sequence ATGTTGTGGCAAAAAGAATCAGACGCTTCAAATGCAACTTACATCGATCTATGTACGCCATCATCGCCAAAAGAAATCAAAGAATTTGAAAGGGCCATTTCATTGTATGATGAAAGAATGCAGAATTcggtcgaaaaaaatttcgttgcaTCCAAAGATAACGATTTATCGTTGAAATTGCGACGGGAAGGTAACGCATTGTTCACCAATAAGAAATGGGATCAGGCAATGGACAAATACAATCGGAGTCTGTGTTATGCTGAAAAGGGTTCTGAACAAATTGCACTGGCCTATGCAAACCGATCGAGTTGTTAtctttacatgaaaatgtacGATAAATGTCTAGTCGACATAGATCTGGCGAGGAAGGCCAACTATCCGGAATATTTGGAACCGAAACTGAACAAACGTGCAGCGGATTGTGTGAAATCAATCGACGATGGTCTTCAAGCTATTGATGGAGAAGCGAAATTGAGCTACGAATCACATCAAAATTATCCAGGACTGGTGGAACATTTGGTTATTGTCAACAGTTCTAAGCATGGTCGTGGTGTCTTCGCAACCAAAGACGTTGATGTTGGTGAAACAGTACTACTCGAGCGAATGTATGTTGGCGAATCGTTCGTACGGAAATATGAAACATGTACCGTTTGCTTGAAATCGAATACAAATTTGGCACCGTGCTCAACATGCACATTTGCAATGCTTTGCTATGATGGATGTAATTGTGCTGACCTACATCGACTTGAGTGTGGCATCCGCTCACATCCGAATAATGGAGATGATTTTGTACTCGGCATCCTAATATCAGTAATCCGGTCAATTTTGATGGCAATGAAATTGTTCTCGAATACTGACgatttgatgtgttttgtggAGGAAGCTATAGCCGCCGATCCAATGGAAATACCGTTGACAGTCGATGACAAATCCACGTACCGGTCCTTCCTCAAAATTCATAAAGAAGAACTGACCGATGCTCGGCCGCATCACATTCATTTTTTCTACAGATACTTGGCTGGCAACACCGAATTGGCTTCCCACTTCTCTGAAGAAAAGCATCGGCGCTTTTATATGCATTTGATAATGCATCACTTAGCTGTGGTCAAATCGAACAAGATCACCAGCGAACGTTTGGTTGGAAACGTGCTCCCGGCGGGCCTGAACGCTCTTGACTACGTCTACGAAGACGAATCAATCGGAATTTTGAAGACATATTTCAATCATTCCTGTGCTCCGAACATTGCATTCTACTGTGACAATGGTTGCATCATCGGCAAAATTATTCGACCGGTCAAAAATGGTGAACAATTGTTCTGTTCgtattttccaaatttgttgGGTCTAACGTGGGACGATCGACGAGGCATGAACGATTTTGGTTTCGAATGTGATTGCTTTCGGTGCGAATCTGGTGTGACCGACAACACCGATTTTCATATCGATCCGGCGTTCGGTTTCAACGGCGATTACTTGTATCTTCGAGCGAATTTCAGTCCGAATCGTAGCTATCCGGAAGAGCCGATCCGAAAAGCGGTTGAAGAGAAATGTGTGACGCTTTTGAAGAAATTCGGACGAAACAAGTGGACATATTCATTGGAGTACGTAATGCAAGCGTATGTTGCGGCTCTGCAACGATCCAGTACGTCACCAATTTCAAAGTATCTCTACTTGGAGAACATTGTGCACAAGCACGGTCTGAATCACAACGTTGACCTGTTTGAGCAAGATTTTCGGCAGAAACTTACATCGTTATTCAGCTGCTTGTTTTga